The Bombus pascuorum chromosome 12, iyBomPasc1.1, whole genome shotgun sequence genome contains the following window.
GGCAAATGTGGAACAAAGTGGttagtatatattaatatttttaattaaatatttataataacatataattttatttttattaggtATTCAAAATGAATCCTCTAAGAAGCATGTACGtagatttcttaattttaatggtACTCCTATTAATGCTACAAAAaagaacaatgaaaataaaactcAACCAGATAAATGTGAGAAGTTTCATCATAAGATTTCTAAAccaataaagaaaagaagtttATTACTACCACCAAATgctataaaagataaatatttagaaaaaaataatgtgAATATAACTAGGCAGTCAACAATATCTGAAATATCAAGAGAAacagatgaaataaatattgactctaaaaatgaaaataaaatcatgaGTGAATCCTTAgctgttaatattaattctgcAGTACCATCTAAGAATAGGCAAATATGTAATGAACAGAGAATTATTCAATGTTCTAATCATTCAAAACCAAATCCTACTGATATAAATCATGTACAACTTTTGGAAACATTACATGTGGCATTAAAATCCTCTCAACAAATAATACCAAATAACGAGAATCAGGTGTTTACACAAAATAATTCAACGCATGAGAAATTTATTCCAAACAAGAGTGCTTTAAAATATGACATATCATCAAAACCAAAAGAAACAGATAACtgtattcaaaatttatataatgatattgaagatataaaattagtGGCTTCTGGAAATTGTACAGATATGGATTCACCTGAGATGATctgtataaataaagataaaattattcgattggAACAtgatttaaaagatttattaaaagaaacagaggaaAGGATAACTAAATTAAGATCAGTGTTAACACATGTAACAGAATTACTTGTAAAAGATAGAGATATTGCTTCTGATACTGAGAAGAGAAGTAATAAAATGATGGACAAAGGAGTTCAAGTAGGAACTTGTTGCAGATCAGTACAATATTCAGAAGAACAGTTGAAAACACCTATTACACATATACCACAAATTAcagtaataaacaaaaaggatTCAAATGAAAGTAAGTCAACTGGAAATGatgaaaataaggaaaatgaCAGAGGTTTCAATATAAGAAGAATGTCTGATACTGCAGTAGCAGATGGAAGTTTTCTAGAATTAGAAAATCAACTTAATATTATGCACGCAAAACCTATTCAGAATTATTTATCTAAACCAAAGACTCCTACAATTCTAAAAAAATGTAAGCAGAATCGATCACTCAGAGAATATATGGCTTTAAagtcaaatataaattttttagaaactcCGGATGGTAAAAAGTTCAGATCTTTATGTCAAATAGATAGCATAGACAAATCTGTTAATGTAacatatatatcaaataaactGCTCACGGATCTTCAGAATTTATACTCTGAATCACCagattaaatatgaatttctttacgtaatggtattgAATTGAaagatatcgataaatatatgtatttaatttatatacaaacgCTATACAATaatctaatatattatatgtaatacaaTTATGATTAGTTAATGTAAGTTTTATAtctgtgtatatgtatgttaatgtatgtttaaattttaatgaaaaaattgttccaattttacataaaaaaatttaaatataaaataaatatatgtatattttgtattaaatagaaattaataaatatattttcgtgtatttattaaaataccaattttaacaagaaatttgaagttatcattcaaattttacttcatagattttgtataaattacaaatataagtataaaataaaatttcttataatattgttaaagatatataagtttttgaaatacatgtaaaaaaaatatttaatataacgtaaaaatggAATAggttagaataaaataatgtaagcAAAAGTGTATCGTATGATTGCATATCTTTTAGGATGCTCGATCAATGGTGCCACTACCTCAAGCTAGCTTGGGATGATTTCTGTCACAGTGaaatcattaaatatataatgacaTCCAAATTAGGGATTCTTATTTCTAAATTGGTTTTCgatgttattatttttaaaagaaccTGTGCATTATGTTACGCCTTTTAAACTTCTCATAACAAGTCTAACTACCGTACTTTAACGAAATAAAGGTAAAGAGAATGGCTCGGCCAAAGCATAGAGTTAACACGGATATATGCGCTGACTGCGGAGCACTCGGTAAatgctttcttttcttttaatgatttatttaacatacgatctttattaaatatgtttaatttcttactaatattctgtaatcacatgttaataaaaaattgtttttaaattgattaaaactaattacattttctatatACTTTTTCACATGTCTATGTTATGTAAGGTAACTAATTTATGtatcagaaaattatattttattgataatttttatataattatcgaattttataatgtatattatattaactttaagaaaaaatgattGTTATTTGTGATTTTATTCatgtaattttttctatttattacaatttaatatattaatttatcactaatgattcatattttatcataaaaattacatggaaataaaattttaaaattgcttttaGAACCAGGATGGGCTTCATTGAACAGAGCAATTTTATTATGTGATGACTGTTGTGGTGTACATCGTAGCCTTGGTCGTCATATATCTCAAATAAAATCACTTCACAAGAGCATTTGGCATGCAAACCTCCTTAATGTTAGTAAAAATAAGTACAAATTTACTCAGAAagtttctaatttaaaaaataatgattattaatttatagatgGTACATACATTGAATGATAATGGAGCAAACAGTATTTGGGAACATTCCCTTTTAGATCCTAGTAATTCGAAAATTAGTAGAAGAAAACCTCAAGCTAAGGATCCACTACAgttagtataaaatattttataacaaaatatgagataaaattttaatagtgattgaattatttttatagccCAATAAAAgctgattttattaaatcaaaacATCAACATTTAGCATTCATATTACGTCCAAGTAAAGAAGAATGTTGTAGTGAAGAAGAATTAAGTAGACAGTTGCATAGTAGTGTTCGTACAAGTAATTTAGAAACTTCTTTAAGATTACTTGCACAAGGTGCTAATCCAAGTTATTTTTACAAGGTAGTTTTAAACAAACCATTATTATGCAGTTTAATGGTAGAAACATATCATACAATATGTCATTTTACAGGAAAAGGGTACAACACCTTTACATGTAGCTGCTAGAGCTGGTCAAGCTTTGCAATTAGAGCTTTTAATAGCTAATGGTGGTAATCCTAGCATAATTGATTCAAATGGGCAGACACCTGCTGAAATTGCCAAGTATGtaactattgggttggcaactaagtgataagttgtcaataccacctaatgacaaaatccgcaatcacttagttgccaacccaatatatgcATACGCTTATTTTGCATATGAAGAAACATTACTTATGTATGATTgtcatatttttgttatttagaATGGCAGGACATATAGACTTATCTGACCGCCTAATTGAATGCATCTATGAATTAACAGATAGACTAACATCCTTTATATGTTCACGTAAACCAAACCATAGACTGGATGAGCATATAATTATACCTGAATGTACATTATTATTGGAACAAAGTGATCTGTGTTTAGAAGGAAGGAATAAGTTACAAATGGTAAGTgtactttattaaaatataaatatatttattatatgaatctccttttttttttagttatcgAATCATTTGTTGGAAGAATTGGCAATGGATGTTTATGATGAAGTAGATCGtcgagaaaatgaagaaagtaAGGACATAATTGCattatataaatcatttcCAGAAATGAGTAGATTAGCATCtgaaaataattctacattattcataattttgaaGTTTTATATGTagctttttataatatacgaacatatgtatattcatatatataactgattttatagaaattaagtATACACAAAACAAACATATTACATTAATCCatgttttttcatatattatgcTATTAATATGCatgctttttttattgcaTCATTTTAAAGGAGAGGTGAGttgaatttaaaagttttaattttattttaatatatgcatgatttgaataataaaataattgttatagatacacgttatattttaatcactTGATAATtgacaatattaattattttttactttatgtTCTTGAAATAGTTTGGTTTGCATCTGCATCCTTACCAGAAAAATGTACAGTGCCTTTCCTACCAGTAAACCCACAGCTATCATCAACAAGAAATCAAGGTAGACAAAAACTAGCAAGATTTACACCAAAGGAGTTTGCTACACTTATTATAGATTTTCTCATTGAGGCTCGCAGAAGACATATGCTTGCAAATAATGCACCATTACAAGGTTTGtaagaaattgtataaattaatttctttaatttattcattgtaTCAACATGTGTAGTATTTCTAGATCCAGCTATTTCTATACTTCGTAAAGAGCAACATGGAAAGTATGGGTCACAAATGTCTGATGATGAACCATTGTATGATAGTGTTGCTTCTGATGATGATTATGCATTGGCATCATCTGACAATGCAGTGCCTGAATATTCCGCACAGTTTAAAATGGATAACGAGGTACgtattaaattactttaacATAAAGTTTAAAAAAGTAGTTATAAATACGGAAAGTAtggtataagatataaaaaagatgGACAATAAGTTACATgctaaaaatagataaaattgtaTGGTAACGTATTAAAGGTACCAGCTCTAGtaacgaaaagaagaataagGAATCGGCTAAGTACATGGCTCTTCTGTAGACAGTGCTATTAGGCAAGTGCACAGGTCTGTTAGTGCATGTGCAGCCTTTGCCAGAGAATGCTATATAGTTcactaaaatttataacatgaTCATACTGATTATGTGTTTTGTTTTGTAACAACCATATAACTTCTAAAagttctctctttttcttttacttttttcttcgcatagaagtgaaatttcattgtgtatgttaaaatgttattacaGGAAGCTTTTGCACCATTAGCTAAGGGACTTCCATCTGTTGTTGaagttttaaaaaaacaattaaCTCTCTCCGAATCTACTATCAAGGATCTCCGTGAGCAGATTCGTACTCTGCAGAGTACTGTAGAACAACTGACACATGAAAATAATGAACTGAAGCAAATGATTCAtgtaagataaatatttaatatctttataatatattgcaaattaaaatctgatgtacaaaaaatatagGTAAAAGAATCTACTGATGGAGTTATTAATGGTCATGTTAGTGGAGAACAAGAGCCAGAACTAGAACCAGTGCTTGATATAAAAACATCTCTTAATAGGAGCAATCAACGTCCTGCGTCTATGTATGAAACACGAGAAGGTTTGCGAAAACCAAATTCGTGGTCAACGTCTATTTGTCAGGTaataatttgatgaaaaattctttgatttatgtttcttaatcttattgcataaaatttgattgataCAGGCAAAACGAGATTCAGAGACAATATCTCGCAACAACACACAAAGTTTATGGGAATGCGGTGCTCCTAATCTTCCCCCTAGCGAGGAAGTTACTCGAAGAACTGAACAAGTTACAAGAAGAATTCAGGAACTGTGGATGGCCATGCAAGATCCAAAACAACGAGAAGCTTTTGTACCTTGTGCAGAAAGAATTCGTGTTGCTGTTGCTGAACTCACAGCTATATTTCCCCAAGTAAGACATgcatttcttctttaaatgtaaacataaatttatattaaacacaTTCAAATTATGTTGTAGAATCCTATTGAGGAAAATATTAGATCTGCTCTGCGACAATTAAATGGTAATACAGGTAGACTTCAAGCAGAATGTTCTGGTCTTCAGAGATGTACTAGTGATATAGAACATATGGACAGATGCCTTCAGCAAGTACGTTCATGTGCTTATGATATTGCCAAAGCAACAAAGCTTCTTGTTACCCAATTTTAAACGTAACAGATCAAAGGCAaagtattacaaattaaataattcatatttgatgtatataaattgtacAGACGCTTAATATCCTAATACTCAAAATCATCACAGATTAATACATTGAATAAGTAGTATTCGTcttatattacataacaataatttgttgtctaatattcttatttttattgtaatgtAAATAAGAAGCAAATTTTAACACATGAATATTCTTATAGTTTGTTAAATCGTATAAAACATGACACGTTTCAAGattcgatataatatttacgtaaCTTTTAATGTATGATAAAGACTGAATAGCCATGAAccaatgaattttattaatatgcaATTTTAGTTTCTATACTTGgttttacaaatatactttCTGCTCATATAAGCTGGCATATAAGAAACAAttataaatgtgaaaaaatttattgcatTCGTGTgattaaaaaagtattaagtGCAATACCAAAAGATTTAAAGTATCTTAAAGTTGTTGTTAAAACCAGGTAAAAATTTTGTGCATTTTTAGTgccaataaaaaaatttattttgcggtatcagtaaataattatttaccataaaaatgtataattaaaagattaattaataaaaatgtgtttTTATTGATAACTTATAagtgatgaaatatttataaataatccattttgtatgtttaaatattatattttattatatatataaaaaaccaGCTTATATTAAAGCATTACAAATAAGTGAGAATTTTGTCGccagtaaaagaagaaatgtttttactattattattattattattattattattattattattattattattatattaatgtgATCAACACATATGTAACAATGAAAGTTTATATTGATAatgcattaattattttacttcagGTATTTTCATCAAGAATTGCTCTTACTGTATCATTGGTATTAAGAATATATGTTTaatagttaaataaaatttaaatatattatcgttGATGCAAATTACATGATATATTTACTggcaaatataattataaaattgaaatcgtttttaaatactttcatttATCCAAAGACtaatgtttcatatttacattaaaGCTAATAACTGCTGTGTAATGATAGTTTAAAGCGCATGAATCATCATTATTTCTTATAACATAAtcgtttacatttttttacttcAGGATATTCATTTGGCGCGATGCATTTTGAAATGAACAATAAAATCcttaatattgtaaatgttTCTGTAGACTAACCCttatttatatgataaatgATTGTACTTTACAATATGGAGAGTGTATAGATTATACAACCtatcataatttatttgatattatcttaattatttctaaaattttattctattttttatattttagtcttaatagaaaaaaatgagctttaataacaattattttctaatgtgATATGTATTTCTCATGGAAATGACTAAAACATAAGTTCTCAactattacatataatattaaaattaattatagttttatgatattaaagttttaatattaaagatcATTATAGTCAATTACTGTCACCTTGTGAAGGATAAATAATATCaacattgtattaaaaaaaattaaaatttaatggaaatgaaccttaaaaaagtaattgtCTAGTGAATTTTGTAGGCCAATGATTCACAAGCGTTTTCGCGCTACCTGTTATGAAATCTTCGACGGATGATACAAAAACACGTGTTCTTTACACTTTAGCTGACAAAGTTTTGAGTAATTCGcataaatttaagaaagttTAGGTGGGTAGGTAAAAGAAAGTGAACAGGCGTGAAGCAAAGGTAGTTTTAAGTAAGTCAATCGGTAGAATAGGAAAGTTTATGTGGATGATTGAAGGGAAAGTAGTGAAGCAGGAGAGCGGCCATTTTATGTTAGTATGACGTAGAGGCTGGGTGTAGCTTCGCGTTCAACCGTCCGTGTTCTTTGGAAAAGGCGAGAAAATCTGAATTCTGATGCTGGGGTCGAGGTAAATGCACGTACCACGCACTGAACGTGTGAACCGTAAATTAAGCCGAAGGAAAGTAAGGAAATTAGTTAAATAAGGAAGTACAGACATCCTGAAAGAGCGAGCATGAGCGAAGAAAGTAATCCGCGAACGCTCTATGTGGGAAATCTAGACACTTCGGTGTCGGAGGAACTATTGTGCGCACTTTTTTCACAAATAGGTGCAGTTAAAGGATGCAAGATTATACGAGAACCAGGGAACGATCCATATGCATTCGTCGAATTTACGAATCATCAATGCGCGGCTACAGCGCTAGCCGCCATGAACAAGCGATCCTTCCTGAATAAGGAAATGAAGGTTAACTGGGCAACGAGCCCTGGAAATCAGCCGAAGTTGGACACAAGTAATCATCATCACATATTTGTCGGCGACCTGTCGCCAGAAATCGAAACACAAACTTTGAAAGAAGCATTCGCGCCTTTTGGCGAAATTAGCAATTGTAGAATTGTCCGCGATCCACAAACCATGAAAAGTAAAGGATATGCTTTTGTATCATTTGTCAAAAAGTCTGAAGCTGAGGCAGCGATAGCAGCTATGAATGGTCAGTGGCTTGGATCTAGAAGCATCAGGACAAATTGGTCGACCAGAAAACCGCCACCACCAAGATCCGAAAGGCCACGACATTCAAATAATAGTAAACCTAACTATGAAGAGGtatgtttgaaatttcagtaGTGGTCACCTATCAATTTCCTTACCTTTGTGTCTAATTAAGATTTATGTTATGAAGTTATATATAGCTCACTTGTTGACAACATAactaattttgtttattttctaatttgtgtatattatcattaatagGTATATAACCAAAGTAGTCCAACTAATTGCACAGTATACTGTGGAGGTTTTACAAATGGCATTACAGATGACCTGATAACCAAAACATTTTCTCCCTTTGGTACTATACAAGATATAAGAGTATTTAAGGATAAAGGATAtgcattcataaaatttactaCTAAGGAAGCTGCAACACATGCCATAGAATCAACACATAACACAGAAATTAATGGTAGCATTGTTAAATGTTTCTGGGGAAAAGAAAATGGAGATCCTAATAGTGTGGGCCCAAATGCAAATCACCAAGCTCAACAGGTTATTTTAAtgcgtatattttttattttgatgaTTCATATGTCTTttctttaacaaattaaaaaaaataataaatattaaaatatacattgtcTTTTGTTTAATAGGTTACAGCTGGGGCTGGACAATATGCATATGGATATGGCCAGCAAATGAGTTACTGGTATCCTCAAGGATATCCACAAATGCAAGGTCAATTTTTACAGCCTGCTCAGTACTATGGTCAATATTATGGACAACAGGCTCAATATATGAATAGCATGCGAATGCCTGCTCCTGGTGCAGGTACATGGCAACCAGCACAAGCGACCGCCGCACCGCCGACTGCAACTGCACCATTGCCACCAGGTCAGCAACCTGCAATGGTAACATATACCATGCCACAATATCCCACGCAATGAAACTGATCATTGATCAACATCAACTAATTGTTACATATGATACATTTGCCCTTGGGGCGTTTGCAAAATCTGTTCTGTCATATACCTATTCCAACAAGTTTATTGGTATTTTGACTGCAGCATCATATGTACAAATTTTCCAGTTGTACTTCGATTGAAGTATTATACAAAAAGAAGCTCTTAAATTTGGttgtattaatattgattggtattatatttcaaaagaaatcAAAAGTTCAAAGTGAtgtatatattgaatatatacactgagatatttgaatataaatctTTCTTGTTTGTTTCCCTTGCCAAACAATAGAAACATATACCATTGTAATGAATGCAAATATATCTtgcaattttcattgaaaaaggaaatatcatAGCAGTCAATCCATCTGtgtaatataacaattttttcaagacGATTTTTATGCTGTTGAATGAGGTATATTTCTGAACTTAAAATTGCAGCCCCTTGATGAGCCCTGCATTCGTTGTGCTGCGTAAGGTGTACGTATGTATGCGAACATTgcgttgttatatttttaatatttttgccaCAATTACCAATCTTTAGTTTATTTCAAATCATTAATGAACAGAGATAAATGTTCATTTATGGTAAACACAAAGTATGACATTGAACATAGTATAAGATAGGGATTATAGGTAGACACGGCGCCTGTGATGTAGCTAGATTTGGATGCATGCTTTGACGTGTGCAGGGCCCTTATTAAAGTAAACTATGCAAGTCGATAAACGAGTTGTAAACTTTTCTCGTTTTGTGATATTTATCGTCGGTggtaaatgtacaaaaaacattcttataacaaattttaagaaaatacttCTGGAAGTgtcaaaaatgaaatattttacaccgAATTTCACTTAATTGAATATACTTTGTTATACTGCTTAGTGACTCCTCTCCATTTGTACAAAGAAATAGCGAATCTTgatgtaattattacaatgTAATTTAAGTATAATGGTAATGGTAATGATGAACACTTCCACTAAGAGTTGGAGTCACTattgttttacttttattgATTTGTATATCGATAGTTGAAATTATGTTCCTTTAAatatgttgtaaaatattcagttCTTTTCTTGTAATAATTAGCATATCAATTGACAATCACATTTGATGTTATCTGATATTTTGACATTATTGCAATTATCACATGGCACGATACATATGCCTTCGTGTCTTCCAATTACTACACAGGTAAAAATTATTGCttaactttaatattttcaattttcaataaagttaggtttaatatttatttattactttttttaagaatttatcattttcattctgattatttcttgaaaattcattttccaaaatacatttcattaagttaataaataaacaataaacaaattagAGTGAGTTAgagtaaaatttatcgatactTCGCTTCACCACCGACGATAATAAGCCATAAACCTTTCAAAACCACTTTGTATAAAGTCATTACTGAATGTAATAACAgaagaaacataaaatcgAATATAGCAATGATTGACTGCGATAAGTGATATCGAACTATGGAGAGccaatttaagaaaaaaaacttgtctatggattaataataatcagtGAACCGATGGaagacataaaaaaaaaaatgttatataaaaagtaatttaggTACAGTAGGGTGCGAAGCCCTCGAAGATGCTTAGGATAATGTTatcttataataaaaacaaattgtcctttgaatgaaaaaaaaggaataaatatttaaaatacacaatattttgtattatttcataGCCCACgttattataaagtataaagttatgaaataataa
Protein-coding sequences here:
- the LOC132912803 gene encoding nucleolysin TIAR — its product is MSEESNPRTLYVGNLDTSVSEELLCALFSQIGAVKGCKIIREPGNDPYAFVEFTNHQCAATALAAMNKRSFLNKEMKVNWATSPGNQPKLDTSNHHHIFVGDLSPEIETQTLKEAFAPFGEISNCRIVRDPQTMKSKGYAFVSFVKKSEAEAAIAAMNGQWLGSRSIRTNWSTRKPPPPRSERPRHSNNSKPNYEEVYNQSSPTNCTVYCGGFTNGITDDLITKTFSPFGTIQDIRVFKDKGYAFIKFTTKEAATHAIESTHNTEINGSIVKCFWGKENGDPNSVGPNANHQAQQVTAGAGQYAYGYGQQMSYWYPQGYPQMQGQFLQPAQYYGQYYGQQAQYMNSMRMPAPGAGTWQPAQATAAPPTATAPLPPGQQPAMVTYTMPQYPTQ
- the LOC132912793 gene encoding uncharacterized protein LOC132912793 isoform X1, with translation MPITSSSTGKSKVKRPQSKRMTEYSTCSKLLSNSVHKKDYERPQPIKIAQLLRLPENVKGIPQDSVRKRTQPERLGALSNKKSIRANVEQSGIQNESSKKHVRRFLNFNGTPINATKKNNENKTQPDKCEKFHHKISKPIKKRSLLLPPNAIKDKYLEKNNVNITRQSTISEISRETDEINIDSKNENKIMSESLAVNINSAVPSKNRQICNEQRIIQCSNHSKPNPTDINHVQLLETLHVALKSSQQIIPNNENQVFTQNNSTHEKFIPNKSALKYDISSKPKETDNCIQNLYNDIEDIKLVASGNCTDMDSPEMICINKDKIIRLEHDLKDLLKETEERITKLRSVLTHVTELLVKDRDIASDTEKRSNKMMDKGVQVGTCCRSVQYSEEQLKTPITHIPQITVINKKDSNESKSTGNDENKENDRGFNIRRMSDTAVADGSFLELENQLNIMHAKPIQNYLSKPKTPTILKKCKQNRSLREYMALKSNINFLETPDGKKFRSLCQIDSIDKSVNVTYISNKLLTDLQNLYSESPD
- the LOC132912781 gene encoding ARF GTPase-activating protein GIT1, which gives rise to MARPKHRVNTDICADCGALEPGWASLNRAILLCDDCCGVHRSLGRHISQIKSLHKSIWHANLLNMVHTLNDNGANSIWEHSLLDPSNSKISRRKPQAKDPLHPIKADFIKSKHQHLAFILRPSKEECCSEEELSRQLHSSVRTSNLETSLRLLAQGANPSYFYKEKGTTPLHVAARAGQALQLELLIANGGNPSIIDSNGQTPAEIAKMAGHIDLSDRLIECIYELTDRLTSFICSRKPNHRLDEHIIIPECTLLLEQSDLCLEGRNKLQMLSNHLLEELAMDVYDEVDRRENEEIWFASASLPEKCTVPFLPVNPQLSSTRNQGRQKLARFTPKEFATLIIDFLIEARRRHMLANNAPLQDPAISILRKEQHGKYGSQMSDDEPLYDSVASDDDYALASSDNAVPEYSAQFKMDNEEAFAPLAKGLPSVVEVLKKQLTLSESTIKDLREQIRTLQSTVEQLTHENNELKQMIHVKESTDGVINGHVSGEQEPELEPVLDIKTSLNRSNQRPASMYETREGLRKPNSWSTSICQAKRDSETISRNNTQSLWECGAPNLPPSEEVTRRTEQVTRRIQELWMAMQDPKQREAFVPCAERIRVAVAELTAIFPQNPIEENIRSALRQLNGNTGRLQAECSGLQRCTSDIEHMDRCLQQVRSCAYDIAKATKLLVTQF
- the LOC132912793 gene encoding uncharacterized protein LOC132912793 isoform X2; this encodes MTEYSTCSKLLSNSVHKKDYERPQPIKIAQLLRLPENVKGIPQDSVRKRTQPERLGALSNKKSIRANVEQSGIQNESSKKHVRRFLNFNGTPINATKKNNENKTQPDKCEKFHHKISKPIKKRSLLLPPNAIKDKYLEKNNVNITRQSTISEISRETDEINIDSKNENKIMSESLAVNINSAVPSKNRQICNEQRIIQCSNHSKPNPTDINHVQLLETLHVALKSSQQIIPNNENQVFTQNNSTHEKFIPNKSALKYDISSKPKETDNCIQNLYNDIEDIKLVASGNCTDMDSPEMICINKDKIIRLEHDLKDLLKETEERITKLRSVLTHVTELLVKDRDIASDTEKRSNKMMDKGVQVGTCCRSVQYSEEQLKTPITHIPQITVINKKDSNESKSTGNDENKENDRGFNIRRMSDTAVADGSFLELENQLNIMHAKPIQNYLSKPKTPTILKKCKQNRSLREYMALKSNINFLETPDGKKFRSLCQIDSIDKSVNVTYISNKLLTDLQNLYSESPD